Proteins from a genomic interval of Microbacterium abyssi:
- a CDS encoding YdeI/OmpD-associated family protein, translating into MPELHLTTTLEGRGPAAAIVLTDEQVAELGAGKAFPVVVDFGDRSIRLRLSRMGGQNLIGFSKAARAEAGVESGEQVEVTIRVDADERVIEIPPALAEALDADPAVRAAFENLAPSKRKEMARQIAEAKQDETRDRRLEKVLAALRG; encoded by the coding sequence ATGCCCGAATTGCATCTCACCACCACACTCGAAGGCCGCGGCCCGGCGGCGGCGATCGTCCTCACCGATGAGCAGGTCGCCGAGCTCGGCGCAGGCAAAGCGTTTCCGGTGGTCGTCGACTTCGGTGACCGCAGCATACGCCTCCGCCTGTCCCGCATGGGCGGCCAGAATCTGATCGGATTCAGCAAGGCGGCCCGCGCCGAGGCGGGGGTGGAGTCCGGCGAGCAGGTCGAGGTGACGATCCGCGTCGACGCGGACGAGCGCGTGATCGAGATTCCGCCTGCGCTGGCCGAGGCACTGGATGCCGATCCCGCCGTTCGCGCGGCATTCGAGAATCTCGCGCCGTCCAAGCGCAAAGAGATGGCCCGGCAGATCGCAGAGGCGAAGCAGGACGAGACGCGGGACCGGCGGCTCGAGAAGGTTCTCGCCGCCCTGCGCGGTTGA
- the prpB gene encoding methylisocitrate lyase: MLYSHTPPAEKRRLFRERLATGELLRFPGAFNPLSARLIEQKGFEGVYISGAVLSADLGLPDIGLTTLTEVAGRGQQIARMTELPAIIDADTGFGEPMNVARTIQTLEDAGLAGAHIEDQINPKRCGHLDGKAVVDSDTAVKRIRAAVDARRDDNFLIMARTDIAAVDGLEAAKDRAKALVDAGADAIFPEAMRSLEEFAAVRDAVDVPILANMTEFGKSDLFSVDQLRDVGVNIVIWPVSMLRIAMGATGRALDTLLDEGHLTSKLGEMQHRADLYDLIDYESYNHFDSGVFNFTITKE; the protein is encoded by the coding sequence ATGCTGTACTCGCACACCCCGCCCGCCGAGAAGCGGCGGCTGTTCCGGGAGCGTCTCGCGACCGGCGAGCTGCTGCGGTTCCCCGGCGCGTTCAACCCGCTGTCGGCGCGGCTGATCGAGCAGAAAGGGTTCGAGGGCGTCTACATCTCGGGCGCCGTGCTCTCCGCCGACCTCGGGTTGCCCGACATCGGGCTGACGACGCTCACGGAGGTCGCCGGCCGCGGTCAGCAGATCGCGCGCATGACCGAGCTGCCGGCGATCATCGACGCCGACACCGGGTTCGGCGAGCCGATGAACGTGGCGCGCACGATCCAGACGCTCGAGGATGCCGGGCTCGCCGGCGCCCACATCGAAGACCAGATCAACCCGAAGCGCTGCGGTCACCTCGACGGCAAGGCCGTCGTCGATTCCGACACGGCGGTCAAGCGCATCCGTGCCGCCGTCGACGCGCGGCGCGACGACAACTTCCTGATCATGGCGCGCACGGATATCGCCGCAGTCGACGGTCTCGAGGCGGCGAAAGACCGTGCCAAGGCGCTGGTGGATGCCGGTGCCGACGCGATCTTCCCCGAGGCGATGCGGTCGCTCGAGGAGTTCGCCGCGGTGCGGGACGCCGTGGACGTGCCGATCCTGGCGAACATGACCGAGTTTGGGAAATCGGACCTGTTCTCGGTGGATCAGCTGCGCGATGTAGGCGTGAACATCGTGATCTGGCCGGTATCCATGCTGCGCATCGCGATGGGCGCGACCGGGCGTGCGCTCGATACGCTCTTGGATGAGGGGCACTTGACCTCGAAGCTCGGTGAGATGCAGCACCGCGCCGACCTCTACGACCTGATCGACTACGAGTCGTACAACCACTTCGACTCCGGCGTCTTCAACTTCACCATCACGAAGGAGTGA
- a CDS encoding ScyD/ScyE family protein gives MRSTRTVLAAAAAAALALSLPAAASAASAPPPPQEWSTQLGAPFSIALDGTRVYVADGATGTIGQLQPDGQIAPVVEGIPGLTGLAIRGASMAWGSSVEDGSTEPPVILESGLNIRGPKGTTVYADLHAYEVANNPDAASTYGITDPNPCVVEATGGAPLSYTGLVDAHAYNVASWKGEWLVADAGANTVMRVTDSGRISTLAVLPPVPVTLTAETAGMLGLPACAAGDTYYVEPVPTGITVGSGNTIYVTTLPGFPGESASQGALWQVDASSGTVTQLVSGLSGPTSAAVKGKDVYVAELFGAGVTKVTDGAASPYAALNGALSVAVASNGTVWAATMDLTGGPGTIVSIAKGKVHVNGNIVR, from the coding sequence ATGCGCAGCACTCGAACGGTCCTCGCGGCGGCGGCTGCCGCAGCGTTGGCCCTCTCTCTCCCGGCGGCCGCGTCGGCAGCATCCGCACCGCCGCCCCCACAGGAATGGTCGACGCAGCTCGGCGCGCCGTTCAGCATCGCCCTCGACGGCACGCGCGTGTACGTCGCAGACGGTGCGACCGGCACCATCGGCCAGTTGCAGCCCGACGGACAGATCGCCCCGGTCGTCGAGGGCATCCCCGGGCTCACCGGACTGGCGATCCGCGGCGCGTCGATGGCATGGGGATCCTCGGTCGAGGACGGCTCCACCGAACCGCCGGTGATCCTGGAGAGCGGGCTGAACATCCGAGGCCCCAAGGGCACGACGGTCTACGCCGATCTGCATGCCTACGAGGTTGCGAACAACCCTGACGCCGCGAGCACCTACGGCATCACCGATCCGAACCCGTGCGTCGTCGAGGCGACAGGTGGTGCTCCGCTCAGCTATACCGGCCTGGTCGACGCGCACGCGTACAACGTCGCGTCGTGGAAGGGCGAGTGGCTGGTCGCCGACGCGGGCGCCAACACCGTGATGAGGGTGACGGATTCGGGCCGGATAAGCACGCTGGCCGTGCTGCCGCCGGTGCCGGTGACGCTCACGGCCGAGACCGCTGGAATGCTCGGCCTCCCCGCGTGCGCGGCTGGTGACACCTATTACGTGGAACCGGTGCCTACCGGCATCACTGTCGGCAGCGGCAACACGATCTACGTCACGACGCTGCCGGGATTTCCGGGCGAGAGCGCCTCGCAGGGCGCATTGTGGCAGGTCGACGCCTCCAGCGGAACGGTCACACAGCTCGTATCCGGACTGTCCGGTCCGACGAGCGCAGCGGTCAAGGGCAAAGACGTCTACGTCGCTGAGCTGTTCGGCGCCGGCGTGACCAAGGTCACCGACGGCGCTGCGTCGCCGTACGCCGCACTCAACGGGGCGCTCTCAGTGGCGGTCGCATCCAATGGCACCGTATGGGCGGCGACGATGGACCTCACCGGCGGACCGGGGACGATCGTCAGTATCGCCAAGGGCAAGGTGCACGTGAACGGCAACATCGTCCGCTGA
- a CDS encoding AI-2E family transporter: MGLFRKDPQRVRLESQDVVLKATRAPWSLWTDSFGRLSIRSIQIIVVVIVAVAIIFAFQQLTLVTIPLMIALILSCAFNPVMSWMRQRGVPSLLATMITLLGIVVIMGALGWLIVWAVLDQWDELYSQAEEGFQHLLAWLQTLPFDFLQPDQIDEWIDTLVGFLTSAQFGSGAIAGVSAVASFVTGLVLMVTVLFFFLKDGPQMWEFLLRPFHGQSYVRARRVGDKTVSTLGSYVRGTATVAAVDAVGILIGLLILQVPLAIPLAVLVFLLAFIPIVGATVAGILAALVALVANGWVNALIVVGIVILVNQLEGNFLQPFLMGRSMRLHAFVILVALTVGTVLGGIVGAVLAVPITAALWGVIKVWDGPQLPARWARPKQPASN; encoded by the coding sequence ATGGGACTGTTCCGGAAGGATCCTCAGCGAGTACGACTCGAGTCGCAGGATGTCGTGCTGAAAGCAACTCGGGCGCCGTGGAGCCTCTGGACCGATAGCTTCGGCAGACTCAGCATTCGATCGATCCAGATCATCGTCGTGGTCATCGTCGCAGTCGCGATCATCTTCGCGTTTCAGCAACTCACGCTCGTCACGATCCCGCTCATGATCGCGCTGATCCTGTCCTGCGCATTCAATCCGGTGATGAGCTGGATGCGGCAACGCGGGGTGCCGTCGCTGCTGGCGACGATGATCACGCTTCTCGGGATCGTGGTGATCATGGGGGCACTCGGCTGGTTGATCGTGTGGGCCGTTCTCGACCAGTGGGACGAGCTGTACTCCCAGGCGGAAGAAGGCTTCCAGCATCTACTCGCATGGCTGCAGACTCTGCCGTTCGATTTCCTCCAGCCGGATCAGATCGACGAATGGATCGACACGCTCGTCGGATTCCTGACCAGCGCCCAGTTCGGCTCAGGTGCCATCGCCGGCGTCAGCGCCGTCGCCAGCTTCGTCACCGGCCTCGTGCTGATGGTTACCGTCCTGTTCTTCTTCCTGAAGGACGGACCGCAGATGTGGGAGTTCCTGCTGCGCCCGTTTCACGGTCAGAGCTACGTCCGAGCCCGTCGCGTCGGTGACAAGACCGTGAGCACCCTCGGCTCCTACGTGCGCGGCACCGCGACCGTAGCCGCCGTGGACGCCGTGGGGATCCTCATCGGCCTGCTCATCTTGCAAGTTCCCCTCGCCATCCCTCTCGCTGTTCTGGTCTTCCTCCTCGCGTTCATCCCGATCGTTGGTGCGACCGTCGCCGGAATCCTCGCCGCGCTCGTCGCACTGGTGGCCAACGGCTGGGTGAACGCCCTCATCGTGGTCGGCATCGTCATACTCGTCAATCAACTCGAGGGCAACTTTCTGCAACCCTTCCTCATGGGACGATCGATGAGGCTGCACGCGTTCGTCATTCTCGTCGCCCTGACCGTCGGAACAGTTCTCGGCGGAATCGTGGGGGCAGTTCTCGCCGTGCCGATCACCGCCGCCTTGTGGGGAGTGATCAAGGTCTGGGACGGACCGCAGCTTCCCGCACGATGGGCTCGGCCGAAACAGCCTGCGAGCAACTGA
- the mmsB gene encoding 3-hydroxyisobutyrate dehydrogenase, translating to MTRIAFLGLGHMGLPMARNLVVAGHEVRGFDPVPAAIEAARAAGIPIASSGADAAADADVVITMFPAGRHVLDAYQGGLLAAARPGTLFIESSTIAVDEAQTAHALAVEAGHRNIDAPVSGGVVGAENGTLAFMVGGADDDFAAALPLLEVMGKRIVHCGGPGLGQAAKVCNNMVLAVSQIAVAEAFVLGERLGLEHQALFDVVSQASGQCWSLTTNCPVPGPVPTSPANRDYQPGFAGALMAKDLGLALQAIEQTSTDAKMGRLAQELYAAFAAGDGAGRDFSGIITDIRDGNV from the coding sequence ATGACGCGCATCGCATTCCTCGGCCTCGGCCATATGGGGCTGCCGATGGCCAGGAATCTCGTCGTTGCGGGCCACGAGGTGCGGGGCTTTGATCCGGTTCCGGCTGCGATCGAGGCGGCCCGCGCGGCCGGCATCCCGATCGCGTCGAGCGGGGCGGATGCTGCAGCCGACGCGGACGTCGTCATCACGATGTTCCCCGCCGGCAGGCACGTTCTCGACGCGTACCAGGGCGGGCTGCTCGCAGCGGCGCGCCCCGGCACCCTGTTCATCGAGTCATCCACGATCGCCGTCGATGAAGCGCAGACCGCGCATGCACTGGCTGTCGAGGCCGGGCATCGCAACATCGATGCGCCGGTCTCTGGCGGTGTCGTCGGGGCCGAGAACGGCACACTCGCGTTCATGGTCGGCGGGGCGGATGACGACTTCGCCGCGGCCCTCCCGCTGCTCGAGGTGATGGGCAAGCGCATCGTGCACTGCGGCGGGCCAGGGCTCGGGCAGGCCGCGAAGGTCTGCAACAACATGGTGCTCGCGGTGTCGCAGATCGCGGTCGCCGAGGCGTTCGTGCTCGGGGAGCGGCTCGGGCTCGAGCATCAGGCCCTGTTCGACGTCGTCTCACAGGCGTCTGGGCAGTGCTGGTCTCTGACGACCAACTGCCCGGTGCCGGGGCCGGTGCCGACGAGTCCTGCGAATCGCGACTACCAGCCCGGGTTCGCCGGTGCGCTCATGGCGAAGGACCTCGGTCTCGCGCTGCAGGCGATCGAGCAGACCTCTACAGACGCGAAGATGGGCCGGCTCGCGCAGGAGCTGTACGCGGCCTTCGCCGCTGGCGACGGCGCCGGTCGCGACTTCTCCGGCATCATCACCGACATCCGCGATGGGAACGTCTGA
- a CDS encoding acyl-CoA dehydrogenase family protein, producing MTTVTTVDEREAILGAVREYAETELAPYASERDEKHIFPRDALQRGGDLGLGGIYVGEEFGGTGLSRTDTVAIFEELAKGDPAVAAFISIHNMVVWMIDSYGDETQRGEWLPQLTAMSEFGSYCLTEPGAGSDAAALATRAVRDGDEYEISGVKQFISGAGESGVYIVMARTGDAGSGASGISAFLVPAAAPGLSFGALEKKMGWHAQPTRQVILDGVRVPASAMLGDEGRGFAIAMSALNGGRLNIAACSLGGAQWALDRAVQYVHERIAFGEPLAEKQSILFQIADMRTDLQAARLMVRDGAQAVDEHAPDATMRCAMAKRFATDAGFDVANRALQLHGGYGYLQDYGIERVVRDLRVHQILEGTNEIMRLIVGREMLRPSGSATMRRAS from the coding sequence ATGACCACTGTCACGACAGTTGATGAGCGCGAGGCGATCCTCGGCGCCGTCCGCGAGTATGCCGAGACCGAACTCGCCCCGTACGCCTCGGAGCGCGACGAGAAGCACATCTTCCCGCGCGACGCGCTGCAGCGCGGCGGCGACCTCGGGCTCGGAGGCATCTACGTCGGCGAGGAGTTCGGCGGTACAGGGCTCAGCCGCACGGACACCGTCGCGATCTTCGAGGAGCTCGCCAAGGGGGATCCAGCGGTCGCCGCCTTCATCTCGATCCACAACATGGTGGTGTGGATGATCGACAGCTACGGTGACGAGACTCAGCGCGGCGAGTGGCTGCCGCAGCTCACCGCCATGTCGGAGTTCGGCAGCTATTGTCTGACCGAGCCGGGTGCCGGTTCCGACGCGGCGGCCCTCGCGACGCGGGCAGTCCGTGATGGAGACGAGTACGAGATCAGCGGTGTGAAGCAGTTCATTTCCGGCGCGGGCGAGTCGGGCGTGTACATCGTCATGGCGCGCACCGGCGACGCCGGCAGCGGTGCGAGCGGCATCAGCGCCTTCCTCGTCCCCGCGGCTGCCCCGGGCCTGAGCTTCGGCGCCCTCGAGAAGAAGATGGGCTGGCACGCACAGCCGACGCGTCAGGTGATCCTCGACGGCGTCCGGGTGCCGGCATCCGCCATGCTCGGCGACGAAGGACGCGGTTTCGCGATCGCGATGTCCGCCCTCAACGGCGGGCGTCTGAACATCGCCGCCTGTTCGCTCGGCGGGGCTCAATGGGCGCTCGACCGCGCCGTGCAGTACGTGCACGAGCGCATCGCGTTCGGCGAGCCTCTCGCCGAGAAGCAGTCGATCCTCTTCCAGATCGCCGACATGCGCACCGATCTCCAGGCCGCGCGCCTCATGGTTCGAGACGGGGCGCAGGCGGTCGACGAGCACGCTCCGGATGCCACGATGCGCTGCGCGATGGCCAAGCGCTTCGCGACGGATGCCGGGTTCGACGTCGCCAATCGCGCTCTGCAGCTGCACGGTGGCTACGGCTACCTGCAGGACTACGGGATCGAGAGGGTGGTGCGCGATCTGCGCGTCCATCAGATCTTGGAGGGGACGAACGAGATCATGCGACTCATCGTCGGACGCGAGATGCTGCGTCCCTCAGGATCCGCCACCATGAGGAGGGCATCATGA
- a CDS encoding bifunctional 2-methylcitrate synthase/citrate synthase, which produces MADNEIKKGLAGVVADETAVSKVNPETNSLLYRGYPVQELASTQSFEAVAYLLWHGELPTSAELEAFRATERQHRALAPEVKDAIDRLPIDSHPMDEVRTAVSVIGAIETAGISNVLDAVGTPEENLERSLKLFAALPAIVAYGQRRRRGQDAVEPRDDLDYAANFLWLTFGEEPDAVVVDAFNRSMILYAEHSFNASTFTARVITSTLSDLYSAVVGAIGALKGPLHGGANEAVMHIFDEIGSASEVSGWLDTALAEKRKIMGFGHRVYKRGDSRVPTMKAALDTLVEHYDRPDVAELYDKLESEFVGRKGIYPNLDYPSGPAYNLIGYDTLTFTPLFVAARITGWTAHILEQQASNALIRPLSAYNGVDERHIEEYEPDTAAIDVQERPEEAAG; this is translated from the coding sequence ATGGCTGACAACGAGATCAAGAAGGGCCTCGCAGGGGTCGTCGCGGATGAGACGGCGGTCAGCAAGGTCAATCCCGAGACGAACAGCCTGCTCTATCGCGGGTACCCCGTGCAGGAGCTCGCATCGACGCAGTCGTTCGAGGCGGTCGCGTACCTGCTCTGGCATGGTGAGCTGCCGACTTCCGCGGAGTTGGAGGCTTTCCGCGCGACGGAGCGTCAGCACCGTGCGCTCGCGCCCGAGGTGAAGGACGCCATCGATCGTCTGCCGATCGACTCGCACCCGATGGACGAGGTGCGCACCGCGGTCAGCGTGATCGGCGCCATCGAGACGGCCGGTATCAGCAACGTGCTGGATGCCGTCGGCACTCCCGAGGAGAACCTCGAGCGCAGCCTCAAGCTGTTCGCCGCGCTTCCTGCGATCGTCGCGTACGGCCAGCGTCGTCGCCGCGGACAGGATGCTGTCGAGCCGCGCGACGATCTCGACTACGCCGCGAACTTCCTGTGGCTGACGTTCGGTGAGGAGCCGGATGCTGTCGTCGTGGATGCCTTCAACCGGTCGATGATCCTGTACGCGGAGCACTCGTTCAACGCATCCACGTTCACGGCTCGTGTGATCACCTCGACGCTGAGTGACCTGTACTCGGCTGTCGTCGGCGCCATCGGTGCGCTGAAGGGCCCGCTGCACGGCGGGGCCAATGAGGCTGTCATGCACATCTTCGATGAGATCGGCTCGGCGTCCGAGGTCTCGGGCTGGCTCGACACCGCGCTCGCCGAGAAGCGCAAGATCATGGGCTTCGGCCACCGCGTCTACAAGCGCGGCGACTCGCGGGTGCCGACGATGAAGGCAGCGCTCGACACCCTCGTCGAGCACTACGATCGTCCGGATGTCGCCGAGCTGTACGACAAGCTCGAGAGCGAGTTCGTCGGGCGGAAGGGCATCTACCCGAACCTCGACTACCCGTCGGGGCCGGCGTACAACCTCATCGGCTACGACACCCTGACGTTCACGCCGCTGTTCGTCGCAGCGCGGATCACCGGCTGGACCGCGCACATCCTGGAGCAGCAGGCGTCGAACGCGCTTATCCGTCCGCTGTCCGCGTACAACGGCGTGGACGAGCGGCATATCGAGGAGTACGAGCCGGACACGGCTGCGATCGACGTGCAGGAGCGACCGGAAGAGGCCGCGGGCTAG
- a CDS encoding CoA-acylating methylmalonate-semialdehyde dehydrogenase — protein MTRTIPHFIGGSLIAPDAGRFSDVLDPSTGAVQARVPLASADEVRRVIGNAEAAQPAWAATNPQKRARVLLRFLDLVNREMASIAKLLSSEHGKTLEDAKGDIQRGLEVIEFAAGAPHLLKGEYSTEAGTGIDVYSMRQPLGVVAGITPFNFPAMIPLWKAGPAIAAGNAFVLKPSERDPSVPVRLAELFLEAGLPAGIFNVVHGDKEAVDTLLTDDRIKAIGFVGSTPIAEYIYTTATAHGKRAQCFGGAKNHMIVMPDADLDQVADALIGSGYGSAGERCMAISVAVPVGKDTADALAAKLTERVQHLRVGPSLADGIDYGPLVSRAAVERVEGYIQQGVDAGATLLADGRGFSVEGHEEGFYLGPTLFDDVTTDMSIYREEVFGPVLVIARANDYEQALAMASDHELGNGVAIFTRDGDAARDFTARVNVGMVGVNVPIPVPIAYFTFGGWKKSGFGDLNQHGADAFRFYTKTKTVTSRWPAHGVREGASFVIPTMH, from the coding sequence ATGACTCGCACAATCCCACATTTCATAGGCGGATCGCTCATCGCTCCGGATGCCGGACGCTTCAGCGATGTGCTCGATCCGAGCACCGGCGCCGTGCAGGCTCGCGTGCCGCTGGCCTCGGCCGACGAAGTCCGCCGCGTGATCGGCAACGCCGAGGCGGCGCAACCCGCGTGGGCGGCGACCAACCCGCAGAAGCGCGCCCGCGTGCTGCTGCGCTTCCTCGATCTCGTGAACCGCGAGATGGCGTCGATCGCGAAGCTCCTCTCCAGCGAGCACGGCAAGACGCTCGAGGACGCGAAGGGCGACATCCAGCGCGGCCTCGAGGTGATCGAGTTCGCTGCCGGCGCCCCGCACCTGCTCAAGGGCGAATACTCCACCGAGGCCGGCACCGGCATCGACGTCTACTCGATGCGACAGCCGCTCGGCGTCGTCGCCGGGATCACGCCGTTCAACTTCCCGGCCATGATCCCGCTGTGGAAGGCCGGTCCGGCCATCGCCGCGGGGAACGCATTCGTCCTCAAGCCCAGCGAGCGCGATCCCTCGGTTCCCGTGCGTCTCGCCGAGCTGTTCCTCGAGGCCGGGCTCCCCGCCGGCATCTTCAACGTCGTGCACGGCGACAAGGAGGCCGTCGACACGCTGCTCACCGACGACCGGATCAAGGCCATCGGCTTCGTCGGCTCGACGCCGATCGCGGAGTACATCTACACGACCGCGACAGCGCACGGTAAGCGCGCGCAGTGCTTCGGCGGCGCGAAGAACCACATGATCGTGATGCCCGACGCAGACCTCGACCAGGTCGCCGACGCGCTCATCGGGTCCGGTTACGGCTCGGCCGGCGAGCGCTGCATGGCGATCTCCGTCGCCGTCCCGGTCGGGAAGGACACCGCCGACGCGCTCGCCGCGAAGCTCACCGAGCGCGTGCAGCACCTGCGCGTCGGGCCTTCGCTCGCAGACGGCATCGACTACGGCCCGCTCGTCAGCCGCGCGGCCGTCGAGCGCGTCGAGGGCTACATCCAACAGGGCGTGGATGCCGGCGCCACCCTGCTCGCCGACGGTCGCGGATTCTCCGTCGAAGGACATGAGGAGGGCTTCTATCTCGGCCCGACACTGTTCGACGACGTCACCACCGACATGTCGATCTACCGCGAGGAGGTCTTCGGACCGGTGCTCGTCATCGCCAGGGCGAACGATTACGAGCAGGCGCTGGCGATGGCATCCGATCATGAACTCGGAAACGGCGTGGCGATCTTCACGCGCGACGGAGACGCCGCGCGTGACTTCACCGCCCGGGTGAACGTCGGCATGGTCGGCGTCAACGTGCCGATTCCGGTGCCGATCGCCTACTTCACTTTCGGCGGCTGGAAGAAGTCCGGCTTCGGTGACCTCAACCAGCACGGCGCCGACGCCTTTCGCTTCTACACCAAGACCAAGACGGTGACGAGCCGCTGGCCCGCGCACGGCGTGCGCGAGGGCGCCAGCTTCGTCATCCCGACCATGCACTAG
- a CDS encoding enoyl-CoA hydratase, with the protein MTEYETILVEQRGRVGWITLNRPQALNALNGQVADEVTAAAVAFDADDGIGAIVITGSEKAFAAGADIKEMEGMSASDMLATDHFGAWSDFAAVRTPVIAAVSGFALGGGCELAMMCDVILAADTAKFGQPEINLGVIPGMGGTQRLIRAIGYYKAAELILSGRMMGAEEAERAGLVSRVVPASDLLDEATKLAETIASKGLPSLYAAKAALDAAMETTLAEGLAHEKQAFAGLFDTADQKEGMSAFREKRAPNFTNR; encoded by the coding sequence ATGACCGAGTACGAGACCATCCTTGTCGAGCAGCGCGGACGCGTCGGCTGGATCACCCTGAATCGCCCGCAGGCGCTGAACGCACTGAACGGACAGGTCGCCGACGAAGTCACCGCGGCCGCGGTCGCTTTCGACGCCGATGACGGCATCGGCGCGATCGTCATCACGGGTTCCGAGAAGGCGTTCGCCGCCGGGGCTGACATCAAGGAGATGGAGGGCATGTCGGCATCCGACATGCTCGCCACCGATCACTTCGGGGCCTGGAGCGATTTCGCCGCGGTGCGCACACCGGTCATCGCGGCCGTCTCCGGCTTCGCGCTCGGTGGCGGGTGCGAGCTGGCGATGATGTGCGATGTCATCCTCGCCGCCGACACCGCGAAGTTCGGTCAGCCCGAGATCAACCTCGGTGTCATCCCGGGCATGGGCGGCACGCAGCGTCTCATCCGCGCGATCGGGTATTACAAGGCTGCCGAACTCATACTCTCCGGCCGCATGATGGGCGCCGAGGAGGCGGAGCGTGCCGGGCTCGTATCGCGAGTGGTGCCGGCATCCGATCTGCTCGACGAGGCGACGAAGCTCGCCGAGACGATCGCGTCGAAGGGACTGCCGAGCCTGTACGCGGCGAAGGCTGCGCTGGATGCCGCCATGGAGACGACCCTCGCTGAGGGGCTCGCCCACGAGAAGCAGGCGTTCGCCGGCCTCTTCGACACGGCGGACCAGAAGGAGGGCATGTCGGCCTTCCGCGAGAAGCGGGCACCGAACTTCACGAACCGGTAG
- a CDS encoding SRPBCC family protein, which translates to MPEFTLERVIRAAPAEVFAASIDPALHVESMARYGETMVDGPEGGVFTEGSTVTWRARHFGITFRLTSMVFSIDPPYRFSDRQIRGPFGAFHHDHVFLEHPDGTLMRDTITFHSPFGPLGALVDRLFMREYLRRLIEERNRVMAVSVEGRRA; encoded by the coding sequence TGATCCGGGCCGCGCCCGCCGAGGTGTTCGCGGCTTCCATCGATCCCGCGCTCCACGTCGAGTCGATGGCGCGCTACGGCGAGACGATGGTGGACGGCCCCGAGGGCGGCGTCTTCACCGAGGGCTCGACGGTCACGTGGCGCGCGCGCCATTTCGGCATCACGTTCCGCCTGACCTCGATGGTGTTCAGCATCGATCCGCCGTACCGGTTCTCCGATCGACAGATCAGGGGTCCATTCGGCGCCTTCCATCACGATCATGTCTTCCTCGAGCATCCTGACGGCACGCTCATGCGGGATACCATCACGTTCCACTCGCCGTTCGGGCCGCTCGGCGCGCTCGTCGACCGGCTCTTCATGCGCGAGTACCTGCGCCGGCTGATCGAAGAACGCAACCGCGTTATGGCCGTTTCGGTCGAGGGTCGACGCGCGTAA